From a single Epinephelus moara isolate mb unplaced genomic scaffold, YSFRI_EMoa_1.0 scaffold1601, whole genome shotgun sequence genomic region:
- the LOC126387040 gene encoding histone H3, with the protein MARTKQTARKSTGGKAPRKQLATKAARKSAPATGGVKKPHRYRPGTVALREIRRYQKSTELLIRKLPFQRLVREIAQDFKTDLRFQSSAVMALQESSEAYLVGLFEDTNLCAIHAKRVTIMPKDIQLARRIRGERA; encoded by the coding sequence ATGGCAAGAACCAAGCAGACCGCTCGTAAGTCCACCGGAGGCAAGGCCCCGAGGAAGCAGCTGGCCACCAAAGCTGCTCGTAAGAGTGCCCCGGCCACCGGCGGCGTGAAGAAGCCTCACCGTTACAGGCCCGGTACCGTGGCTCTGAGAGAGATCCGTCGCTACCAGAAATCCACGGAGCTGCTCATCCGCAAGCTGCCCTTCCAGCGCCTGGTCAGAGAAATCGCTCAGGACTTCAAGACTGACCTGCGCTTCCAGAGCTCCGCTGTCATGGCTCTGCAGGAGTCCAGTGAGGCCTATCTGGTGGGCCTGTTTGAGGACACCAATCTGTGCGCCATCCACGCCAAGAGAGTCACCATCATGCCCAAAGATATCCAGCTGGCCCGTCGCATCCGCGGAGAGAGAGCTTaa
- the LOC126387039 gene encoding histone H2B 1/2-like, producing MPETTVKAPKKGSKKAVSKSVSKSGKKRRRTRKESYAIYVYKVLKQVHPDTGISSKAMGIMNSFVSDIFERIAGEASRLAHYNKRSTITSREIQTAVRLLLPGELAKHAVSEGTKAVTKYTSSK from the coding sequence ATGCCTGAAACCACCGTGAAAGCGCCCAAGAAGGGCTCAAAGAAAGCCGTGTCTAAGAGTGTCAGTAAGAGCggcaagaagaggaggaggaccagGAAGGAGAGCTACGCCATCTACGTGTACAAGGTGCTGAAGCAGGTCCACCCCGACACCGGCATCTCGTCCAAGGCCATGGGCATCATGAACTCGTTTGTGAGCGACATCTTTGAGCGCATCGCTGGTGAGGCCTCCCGTCTGGCTCACTACAACAAGCGCTCCACCATCACTTCCAGAGAGATCCAGACCGCCGTCCGCCTTCTGCTGCCCGGTGAGCTGGCCAAGCACGCCGTGTCTGAGGGCACCAAGGCCGTCACCAAGTACACCAGCTCAAAGTAA